A single region of the Massilia sp. erpn genome encodes:
- a CDS encoding EAL domain-containing protein: MITREDILNAKVLIVDDQPVNVQLLEYLLTSTGYTAVSSTTDPRVVAPWHEQNRYDIILLDLHMPGMSGFEVMEALKPLEVEAYLPVLVVTAEPAKKMAALDAGAMDFVSKPFDPVEVLTRIRNMLEVRLLHREARNYNALLEQTVRERTAELQRFRSAMDATADAIFLIDTGSLALVDVNEGACRMLGWPRAELLALEPARVGLGAREELMAHAAALNALPAARASEPRAPELRELELTRSDLAVVPVELYWQLQLEGEAAWRTLICVARDITERRQAQERLQHMAHYDSLTGLPNRTLFYQTLSEAIELAQDKEWRIVVLFIGLDRFKNINDSLGPAKGDQLLRDFSNRLVQCVRIRDTVGRLGGDEFGLILTMTRDQQDAVYVANEVREALRAPFELDGHAATLTASIGIAVYPDDATDPDTLVKYADTAMGRAKDAGRDGYRFFTAGMNVQVLARLDLEMALRRALEQDELALYYQPKVNLHTGRISGAEALLRWHRPGYGIVYPAEFVSVLEDTGLIVRVGAWIIDTACRQIAAWSRSEVGPVTVAVNVASRQFVEGDLESEVKEALERHQVPAELLELELTETALMSNTERTIEVLGVLKELGIKVAIDDFGTGYSSLAYLQRFPIDKLKIDIAFVRDITTNPNDAAIALAIISMAHSLKLRVIAEGVESRPQLEYLRRNRCDEIQGFFFSRPLPAEEMGALVASGKGVPPDPNRAAEPSQTLLLVDDDVNVLSSLHRLFRRDGYRILTAVSPAEGFELLALHPVQVVVCDQRMPIMSGTEFLSKVKEMYPDTIRIILSGYTGLEAVLDSINRGAIYRFYTKPWDDTQLRDNIRLAFHHYWLMHGSGRRAGEPGEDHTTLDA, encoded by the coding sequence ATGATTACCAGGGAAGACATCCTCAATGCCAAGGTGCTGATCGTGGACGACCAGCCGGTCAACGTGCAGTTGCTGGAATACCTGCTCACGTCCACCGGCTATACCGCGGTCAGTTCCACCACCGACCCGCGCGTGGTGGCGCCCTGGCATGAACAGAACCGCTACGACATCATCCTGCTCGACCTGCACATGCCCGGCATGAGCGGCTTCGAAGTGATGGAAGCGCTCAAGCCGCTGGAGGTGGAAGCCTATCTGCCGGTGCTGGTGGTGACGGCCGAACCGGCCAAGAAGATGGCGGCGCTGGACGCCGGCGCCATGGATTTCGTCAGCAAGCCCTTCGATCCGGTCGAGGTGCTGACGCGCATCCGCAATATGCTGGAAGTGCGCCTGCTGCACCGCGAGGCGCGCAACTACAACGCCCTGCTGGAGCAGACCGTGCGCGAACGCACGGCCGAGCTGCAGCGCTTCCGCAGCGCCATGGACGCCACGGCCGACGCCATCTTCCTGATCGATACCGGCAGCCTGGCCTTGGTCGATGTCAACGAAGGCGCCTGCCGCATGCTGGGCTGGCCGCGCGCCGAGCTGCTGGCGCTGGAGCCGGCGCGCGTCGGCCTCGGCGCGCGCGAGGAGTTGATGGCCCATGCCGCCGCCTTGAATGCGCTGCCGGCGGCGCGCGCCAGCGAGCCGCGCGCGCCGGAGCTGCGCGAGCTGGAACTGACACGCAGCGATCTGGCGGTGGTGCCGGTGGAGCTGTACTGGCAGTTGCAGCTCGAAGGCGAGGCGGCCTGGCGCACCCTGATCTGCGTGGCGCGCGACATCACCGAGCGGCGCCAGGCGCAGGAACGCCTGCAGCATATGGCGCATTACGACAGCCTGACCGGCCTGCCCAACCGTACCCTGTTCTACCAGACCCTGAGCGAGGCGATCGAGCTGGCGCAGGACAAGGAATGGCGCATCGTGGTGCTGTTCATCGGGCTGGACCGCTTCAAAAACATCAACGACTCGCTGGGACCGGCCAAGGGCGACCAGCTGCTGCGCGATTTTTCCAACCGCCTGGTGCAATGCGTGCGCATCCGCGACACCGTGGGCCGCCTGGGTGGCGACGAGTTCGGCCTGATCCTGACCATGACGCGCGACCAGCAGGACGCCGTGTATGTCGCCAACGAGGTGCGCGAAGCGTTGCGCGCTCCCTTCGAACTCGATGGCCACGCCGCCACGCTGACGGCCAGCATCGGTATCGCCGTCTACCCCGACGACGCCACCGATCCGGACACCCTGGTCAAGTACGCCGACACCGCCATGGGCCGCGCCAAGGACGCCGGGCGCGATGGCTACCGCTTCTTCACCGCCGGCATGAACGTGCAGGTGCTGGCCCGCCTCGACCTGGAGATGGCCTTGCGCCGCGCGCTGGAGCAGGATGAGCTGGCGCTGTACTACCAGCCCAAGGTCAATCTGCACACGGGCCGCATCAGCGGCGCCGAAGCGCTGCTGCGCTGGCACCGGCCCGGCTATGGCATCGTGTATCCAGCCGAATTCGTCTCGGTGCTGGAAGACACGGGCCTGATCGTGCGCGTTGGCGCCTGGATCATCGACACCGCCTGCCGCCAGATTGCGGCCTGGTCGCGTTCCGAGGTGGGGCCGGTGACGGTGGCGGTGAACGTGGCCAGCCGCCAGTTCGTCGAGGGCGACCTGGAGAGCGAAGTGAAAGAGGCGCTGGAACGGCACCAGGTGCCGGCCGAGCTGCTGGAGCTGGAGCTGACGGAAACCGCCCTGATGTCGAATACCGAGCGCACCATCGAGGTGCTCGGTGTGCTGAAGGAATTGGGCATCAAGGTCGCCATCGACGATTTCGGCACCGGCTATTCTTCGCTGGCCTATCTGCAGCGCTTCCCGATCGACAAGCTGAAGATCGATATCGCCTTCGTGCGCGACATCACCACCAATCCCAACGACGCCGCCATCGCGCTGGCCATCATCAGCATGGCGCACAGCCTGAAACTGCGCGTGATCGCCGAGGGCGTGGAATCGCGGCCGCAGCTGGAATACCTGCGGCGCAACCGCTGCGACGAGATCCAGGGCTTCTTCTTCAGCCGCCCGCTGCCGGCCGAGGAGATGGGCGCGCTGGTGGCCTCGGGCAAGGGCGTGCCGCCCGATCCCAACCGCGCCGCCGAGCCGTCGCAAACCCTGCTGCTGGTGGACGACGACGTCAACGTGCTGTCCTCGCTGCACCGCCTGTTCCGGCGCGACGGCTACCGCATCCTGACGGCGGTCTCGCCGGCCGAGGGCTTCGAGTTGCTGGCCCTGCATCCGGTGCAGGTGGTGGTGTGCGACCAGCGCATGCCGATCATGAGCGGCACCGAATTTCTCAGCAAGGTCAAGGAGATGTATCCGGACACCATCCGTATCATCCTGTCCGGCTACACAGGGCTGGAAGCGGTGCTCGATTCGATCAACCGCGGCGCCATTTACCGCTTCTACACCAAGCCCTGGGACGATACCCAGCTGCGCGACAATATCCGCCTGGCCTTCCACCACTACTGGCTGATGCACGGCAGCGGCCGCCGCGCCGGCGAGCCGGGCGAGGACCACACGACCCTGGATGCCTGA
- the thiL gene encoding thiamine-phosphate kinase: protein MLSEFDLIQHYFARPRAAAQPAHVALGIGDDCALLAPAPGMQLAISSDMLVENRHFFAGEDAQRLGHKSLAVNLSDLAAMGARPLGFTLALALPAADPAWLAGFSQGLFALADAHGCTLIGGDTTKGPLNICITVFGELAPGRALRRDAARVDDDIWISGTLGDARLALAGYRGETALSAAEQQAAAQRMHLPTPRVALGRALADGGLAHAAIDISDGLAGDLGHILERSGVGATLQVDALPAGPVLATRALDLRRAWTAAGGDDYELCFTAPATARTAILAAGAACTTAVTRVGRIEAAPGLRLADAAGAPLDLRLASFDHFK, encoded by the coding sequence ATGCTCTCCGAATTCGACCTGATCCAACATTACTTCGCGCGTCCGCGCGCCGCCGCCCAGCCAGCCCACGTTGCCCTCGGCATCGGCGACGACTGCGCCCTGCTCGCGCCCGCGCCGGGCATGCAACTGGCCATCTCCTCCGACATGCTGGTGGAGAACCGCCATTTCTTCGCCGGCGAGGATGCCCAGCGCCTGGGCCATAAAAGCTTGGCCGTCAACCTGTCCGACCTGGCCGCCATGGGCGCGCGCCCGCTCGGCTTCACCCTGGCGCTGGCCTTGCCTGCGGCCGATCCGGCCTGGCTGGCCGGCTTCTCGCAGGGTCTGTTCGCCCTGGCCGACGCCCATGGCTGCACCCTGATCGGCGGCGACACCACCAAGGGACCGCTGAATATCTGCATCACCGTCTTCGGCGAGCTCGCGCCCGGCCGCGCCCTGCGCCGCGACGCCGCCCGCGTGGATGACGATATCTGGATTTCCGGCACCCTGGGCGATGCGCGCCTGGCCCTGGCCGGCTACCGCGGCGAGACCGCCTTGAGCGCGGCCGAGCAGCAGGCGGCGGCCCAGCGCATGCACCTGCCCACGCCGCGCGTGGCGCTGGGACGGGCGCTGGCCGACGGCGGCCTGGCGCACGCCGCCATCGACATCTCGGACGGCCTGGCCGGTGATCTCGGCCATATCCTGGAACGCTCCGGCGTCGGCGCCACGCTGCAGGTGGACGCCCTGCCGGCCGGTCCGGTGCTGGCCACGCGCGCGCTGGACTTGCGGCGCGCCTGGACGGCGGCCGGCGGCGACGATTACGAGCTGTGCTTCACCGCGCCGGCCACGGCGCGCACGGCCATCCTGGCGGCTGGCGCCGCCTGCACCACTGCCGTCACCCGCGTCGGCCGCATCGAGGCCGCGCCCGGCCTGCGCCTGGCCGATGCGGCCGGCGCGCCGCTCGACCTGCGCCTGGCCAGCTTCGACCACTTCAAGTAA
- a CDS encoding NADP-dependent malic enzyme: MDSSSDKKEELRQQLRLAALEYHECPKPGKISVTPTKQLTNQRDLALAYSPGVAAPCEEIVIDPANAYKYTARGNLVAVISNGTAVLGLGNIGPLAAKPVMEGKGVLFKKFAGIDVFDIEINEQDPDKLVDIIAALEPTFGGINLEDIKAPECFYIERQLRERMKIPVFHDDQHGTAIIVGAAILNGIKIVGKDIKNCKLVVSGAGAAALACLDLIVDLGFPLENIIVTDLAGVVYKGRTELMDPDKERFARETSARTLAEVIPGADIFLGVSAGGVLKQDMVKQMADKPLILALANPTPEILPEDVKAVRDDAVICTGRSDYPNQVNNVLCFPYIFRGALDCGATTITREMEIAVVHAIADLAHAEQSDIVATTYGIQNLAFGPEYLIPMPFDPRLLIKIAPAVAKAAFDSGVATRPIQDLEAYADSLQQFVYRSGTFMKPLFSVAKKTPAGLKRIVYAEGEEERVLRAVQVVVDERLARPILVGRPAVLEARIHKFGLRLKQGVDYDVINPDFDERYREYWQAYYELTARKGVTQEYAKLEMRRRHSLIGAMMIKKGDADGMICGTFGTTQLHLHYIDQVLGKRAGANVYAAMNILVLPERQLAMVDTHVNENPDAQQLAEITIMAADEMKRFGLSPRAALLSHSNFGSSNSASAQKMRAALALVKEQAPELEVDGEMHGDTALDSKLRKSIMPNSDLEHDANLLVMPNIDAANIAYNLVKTAAGNGIAIGPILLGCAAPVHILTPSATVRRIVNMTALCVVDAVAQRKG; this comes from the coding sequence ATGGATTCGTCATCTGATAAAAAAGAGGAATTGCGTCAACAACTGCGCCTTGCCGCGCTCGAATACCACGAGTGCCCAAAACCCGGCAAAATCAGCGTCACCCCGACCAAGCAACTGACCAATCAGCGCGACCTGGCGCTGGCCTATTCCCCTGGCGTGGCCGCCCCGTGCGAAGAGATCGTGATCGATCCCGCCAACGCCTATAAATATACCGCGCGCGGCAATCTGGTGGCCGTGATCTCGAACGGCACCGCCGTGCTCGGCCTGGGCAATATCGGCCCGCTGGCCGCCAAGCCGGTGATGGAAGGCAAGGGTGTGCTGTTCAAGAAATTCGCCGGCATCGACGTCTTCGACATCGAAATCAACGAGCAGGATCCGGACAAGCTGGTCGACATCATCGCCGCGCTGGAACCGACTTTCGGCGGCATCAACCTGGAAGACATCAAGGCGCCCGAGTGCTTCTACATCGAGCGCCAGCTGCGCGAACGCATGAAGATCCCGGTCTTCCACGATGACCAGCACGGCACCGCCATCATCGTCGGCGCGGCCATCCTGAACGGCATCAAGATCGTCGGCAAGGATATCAAGAACTGCAAGCTGGTGGTGTCCGGCGCGGGCGCGGCGGCCCTGGCCTGCCTCGACCTGATCGTCGACCTCGGCTTCCCGCTGGAAAACATCATCGTCACCGACCTGGCCGGCGTGGTCTACAAGGGCCGCACCGAGCTGATGGACCCGGACAAGGAACGCTTCGCGCGCGAAACCAGCGCCCGCACCCTGGCCGAAGTCATCCCCGGCGCCGACATCTTCCTCGGCGTGTCCGCCGGCGGCGTGCTGAAACAGGATATGGTCAAGCAGATGGCCGACAAGCCGCTGATCCTGGCCCTGGCCAACCCGACCCCGGAAATCCTGCCGGAAGACGTGAAAGCCGTGCGCGACGACGCCGTCATCTGCACCGGCCGTTCGGACTATCCGAACCAGGTCAACAATGTGCTGTGCTTCCCCTACATCTTCCGCGGCGCCCTCGATTGCGGCGCCACCACCATCACGCGCGAAATGGAAATCGCCGTGGTGCACGCGATCGCCGACCTGGCCCACGCCGAGCAGTCGGACATCGTGGCCACCACCTACGGCATCCAGAACCTGGCTTTCGGCCCGGAATACCTGATCCCGATGCCGTTCGACCCGCGCCTGCTGATCAAGATCGCGCCGGCCGTGGCCAAGGCGGCCTTCGATTCCGGCGTGGCGACGCGTCCGATCCAGGACCTGGAAGCGTATGCCGACAGCCTGCAGCAATTCGTCTACCGCAGCGGCACCTTCATGAAGCCGCTGTTCTCGGTGGCCAAGAAGACCCCGGCCGGGCTGAAACGCATCGTGTATGCGGAAGGCGAGGAAGAGCGTGTGCTGCGCGCCGTGCAGGTGGTGGTCGATGAGCGCCTGGCGCGTCCGATCCTGGTCGGCCGTCCGGCCGTGCTGGAGGCGCGCATCCATAAATTCGGCCTGCGTCTGAAGCAGGGCGTCGATTACGATGTGATCAACCCCGACTTCGACGAGCGTTACCGCGAATACTGGCAAGCGTATTACGAGCTGACCGCGCGCAAGGGCGTGACCCAGGAATACGCCAAGCTCGAAATGCGCCGCCGCCACAGCCTGATCGGCGCCATGATGATCAAGAAGGGCGACGCCGACGGCATGATCTGCGGCACCTTCGGCACCACCCAGCTGCATCTGCACTATATCGACCAGGTACTGGGCAAGCGCGCCGGCGCCAATGTGTATGCGGCCATGAATATCCTGGTGCTGCCGGAACGCCAGCTGGCCATGGTGGACACCCACGTCAACGAAAACCCGGATGCGCAGCAGCTGGCCGAGATCACCATCATGGCGGCCGACGAGATGAAGCGCTTCGGCCTGTCGCCGCGCGCGGCCCTGCTGTCGCACTCGAATTTCGGCTCGTCCAACAGCGCCTCGGCGCAGAAGATGCGCGCCGCCCTGGCCCTGGTCAAGGAACAGGCGCCGGAGCTGGAAGTCGACGGCGAGATGCATGGCGATACCGCGCTCGACTCCAAGCTGCGCAAGAGCATCATGCCGAACTCCGACCTGGAGCATGACGCCAACCTGCTGGTGATGCCGAATATCGACGCCGCCAACATCGCCTACAACCTGGTGAAGACGGCGGCCGGCAACGGTATCGCCATCGGTCCTATCCTGCTTGGTTGTGCCGCGCCCGTGCATATCCTGACCCCGTCGGCCACCGTGCGCCGCATCGTCAATATGACGGCGCTGTGCGTGGTGGATGCGGTGGCCCAGCGCAAGGGCTGA
- a CDS encoding DUF2214 family protein yields the protein MSDFLQASLHHLLVFTIAAVLACEWALLRPGLTPATLRLLARLDAVYGLSALGILLVGFGRVMHGAKGAAFYMANPLFWTKIGVFALVGLLSIQPTLRILAWQKRWRADAGFVPSSAEIAALRPLLLAELLLFAAIPVLAAAMARGIGHA from the coding sequence ATGAGCGACTTCCTCCAGGCCAGCCTGCACCACCTGCTAGTGTTTACCATTGCCGCCGTGCTGGCGTGCGAGTGGGCGCTGCTGCGCCCCGGCCTGACGCCGGCCACCCTGCGCCTGCTGGCGCGGCTCGACGCCGTGTATGGCCTGAGCGCGCTGGGCATCCTGCTGGTGGGCTTTGGCCGCGTGATGCATGGCGCGAAAGGGGCGGCCTTCTATATGGCCAACCCGTTGTTCTGGACAAAAATCGGGGTCTTCGCCCTGGTTGGCCTGCTCTCCATCCAACCCACGCTGCGCATCCTGGCCTGGCAAAAGCGCTGGCGCGCCGACGCCGGCTTTGTCCCTTCTTCCGCTGAAATCGCCGCCCTGCGCCCGCTGCTGCTGGCCGAGCTGCTGCTGTTCGCCGCCATTCCCGTGCTGGCGGCCGCGATGGCGCGCGGCATCGGCCATGCCTGA
- the gmd gene encoding GDP-mannose 4,6-dehydratase translates to MQKIKKALITGITGQDGAYLAELLLQKGYAVTGTYRRTSSVNFWRIEELGIESHPNLNLVEYDLTDLSSSIRLLQAGDFDEIYNLAAQSFVGVSFEQPVTTADITGIGPVHLLEAIRIVNPKIRFYQASTSEMFGKVQAVPQKEDTPFYPRSPYGVAKLYAHWMTVNYRESYGIFGSSGILFNHESPLRGREFVTRKITDSVAKIKLGKLEVLELGNLDAKRDWGFAKEYVEGMWRILQAAQPDTYVLATNRTETVRDFVTMAFKAAGIAIEWQGSGEQETGHDAQSGKVLVRISPKYYRPAEVDLLIGDASKARKELGWEPQTTLEELCQMMVEADLRRNAAGFSF, encoded by the coding sequence ATGCAAAAGATCAAAAAGGCCCTGATCACGGGCATTACCGGCCAGGATGGCGCATATCTGGCTGAATTGCTGCTGCAAAAGGGCTATGCAGTAACCGGAACTTACCGCCGCACCAGCTCGGTGAATTTCTGGCGCATTGAGGAATTGGGCATCGAGTCCCATCCCAACCTGAATTTGGTGGAATACGATCTGACCGATCTGAGTTCCAGCATCCGCCTGCTGCAGGCCGGCGACTTTGATGAAATCTATAATCTGGCGGCGCAGAGCTTTGTCGGCGTCTCCTTCGAGCAGCCGGTGACCACGGCCGATATCACCGGCATCGGTCCCGTGCACCTGCTGGAGGCGATCCGCATCGTCAATCCCAAGATCCGCTTCTACCAGGCTTCGACCTCGGAAATGTTCGGCAAGGTGCAGGCCGTGCCGCAGAAGGAAGACACGCCTTTCTACCCGCGCAGCCCATATGGCGTGGCCAAGCTGTATGCGCATTGGATGACCGTGAATTACCGCGAGTCCTATGGCATCTTCGGCTCCTCCGGCATCCTGTTCAACCACGAGTCGCCGCTGCGCGGCCGCGAGTTTGTCACCCGCAAGATCACCGACTCGGTCGCCAAGATCAAGCTGGGCAAGCTGGAAGTGCTGGAGCTGGGCAATCTGGACGCCAAGCGCGACTGGGGCTTCGCCAAGGAATACGTGGAAGGCATGTGGCGCATCCTGCAGGCCGCGCAGCCCGACACCTATGTGCTGGCAACCAACCGCACCGAGACCGTGCGCGACTTCGTCACCATGGCCTTCAAGGCCGCCGGCATCGCCATCGAATGGCAGGGCAGCGGCGAACAGGAAACCGGCCATGACGCGCAAAGCGGCAAGGTGCTGGTACGCATCAGCCCGAAATACTACCGCCCGGCCGAAGTCGATCTGCTGATCGGCGATGCGAGCAAGGCGCGCAAGGAACTGGGCTGGGAACCGCAGACCACGCTGGAAGAGCTGTGCCAGATGATGGTCGAGGCCGACCTGCGCCGCAACGCCGCCGGCTTCTCCTTCTAA
- a CDS encoding GDP-mannose 4,6-dehydratase, which yields MAALQFLSAEREGEGKRALVTGLAGFTGHYVAQELRAAGYEVFGTSVPGHAHGENIVAVDLCDRAGVAAMVQELQPDVVVHLAAIAFVAHSDVEQIYRVNVVGTRNLLEALAAAPKKPSAVLLASSANIYGNTEVAVIHEDVPAAPANDYAVSKLAMEYMARLWCDRLPLIFVRPFNYTGVGQHENFLLPKIVSHFRRRATDIELGNLHVWRDFSDVRMVAAAYRRLLAAAPAGQTLNICSGSAYSLGEALDMMATIAGYKINVHVNPAFVRANEVARLSGDNRRLAAVVGAIQPLPLEQTLRWMYEA from the coding sequence ATGGCGGCGCTGCAGTTCTTATCGGCGGAGCGCGAAGGCGAGGGCAAGCGCGCCCTGGTCACGGGCCTGGCGGGCTTCACCGGCCATTATGTGGCGCAGGAGCTGCGCGCCGCCGGCTACGAAGTGTTCGGCACCTCGGTGCCGGGCCACGCGCATGGCGAGAACATCGTGGCGGTCGACCTGTGCGACCGCGCCGGCGTGGCCGCCATGGTGCAGGAACTGCAGCCGGACGTGGTGGTGCACCTGGCTGCCATCGCTTTCGTTGCGCACTCGGACGTGGAGCAGATCTACCGCGTCAACGTGGTGGGCACGCGCAACCTGCTCGAAGCGCTGGCTGCCGCGCCGAAGAAGCCTTCCGCCGTGCTGCTGGCTTCCAGCGCGAATATCTACGGTAATACCGAGGTGGCGGTGATCCACGAGGATGTGCCGGCCGCGCCGGCCAACGACTACGCCGTCAGCAAGCTGGCCATGGAATACATGGCGCGCCTGTGGTGCGACCGCTTGCCGCTGATCTTCGTGCGCCCCTTCAATTACACCGGCGTCGGCCAGCATGAGAACTTCCTGCTGCCGAAAATCGTGTCCCACTTCCGCCGCAGGGCCACGGACATCGAGCTGGGCAACCTGCATGTGTGGCGCGACTTCTCCGACGTGCGCATGGTGGCCGCCGCTTACCGCCGCCTGCTGGCCGCTGCGCCGGCCGGCCAGACCTTGAATATCTGCTCGGGCAGCGCGTATTCGCTGGGTGAGGCGCTGGACATGATGGCCACCATTGCCGGCTACAAGATCAATGTGCACGTCAATCCTGCCTTCGTGCGCGCCAATGAGGTGGCGCGTTTGAGTGGCGACAACCGCCGCCTGGCCGCCGTGGTCGGCGCCATCCAGCCGCTGCCGCTGGAGCAGACCTTGCGCTGGATGTACGAGGCGTGA
- a CDS encoding glycosyltransferase family 1 protein, with protein MSALRTGLSCTTIEPGLNGGRLDGIGVYSQALLRHLPAAGCAVQPYSFGPAARLTAGRPLPLSFAAATLRDLATPSAVRQKMGLDLYHATDYRIVRMDCPVVATLHDALPIAHPEWCSPKQRRLKNWLQIKAAHKANHVIAVSQFAVAELVQCFGVDERRISVVHNGVDESWFTPPPAERCAATLAAHGLRPGYFLFVGTLQPRKNVERLLQAYLGLPPVLRAARQLVIVGAPGWRSEALQARIAAAVQQGENVRWLERLTSQEALRDLYAGAGALIYPSLYEGFGIPLLEAFASRLPVVASNTTSLPEVTLGAALEVDPLSVSGIGAAMLDIVRDEALRERCIAAGERRALELTWAETARRTAAVYHSILLQ; from the coding sequence GTGAGCGCACTGCGCACTGGACTGTCCTGTACCACAATCGAGCCTGGCCTGAACGGTGGACGCCTGGATGGCATCGGTGTGTACAGCCAGGCCCTGTTGCGCCACCTGCCCGCCGCCGGCTGCGCCGTCCAGCCTTATTCCTTCGGTCCCGCCGCCCGCCTGACGGCCGGCCGGCCGCTGCCGCTATCGTTCGCCGCCGCCACGCTGCGCGACCTGGCCACGCCGTCCGCCGTGCGGCAGAAGATGGGCCTCGACTTGTACCACGCCACCGATTACCGCATCGTGCGCATGGATTGCCCGGTGGTGGCGACCCTGCACGATGCCCTGCCTATTGCCCATCCTGAATGGTGCAGCCCGAAACAGCGGCGGCTGAAGAACTGGCTGCAGATCAAGGCGGCGCACAAGGCCAACCATGTGATCGCCGTTTCGCAGTTCGCCGTCGCCGAGCTGGTGCAGTGCTTCGGCGTCGACGAGCGCCGCATCAGCGTGGTGCATAACGGCGTCGATGAAAGCTGGTTCACGCCGCCGCCGGCCGAACGGTGCGCCGCGACGCTGGCGGCGCATGGCCTGCGTCCCGGCTATTTCCTCTTTGTCGGCACGCTGCAGCCGCGCAAGAACGTAGAACGCCTGCTGCAAGCCTATCTGGGCCTGCCGCCCGTGCTGCGCGCGGCGCGCCAGCTGGTGATCGTGGGCGCGCCCGGCTGGCGCAGCGAAGCGCTGCAGGCGCGCATCGCCGCCGCCGTGCAGCAGGGCGAGAACGTGCGCTGGCTGGAGCGCCTGACCAGCCAGGAAGCGTTGCGCGACCTGTATGCCGGCGCCGGCGCCCTGATTTATCCCTCGCTTTACGAGGGCTTCGGCATCCCGCTGCTGGAAGCCTTCGCCTCGCGCCTGCCGGTGGTCGCATCCAACACCACCTCGCTGCCCGAAGTCACACTTGGCGCGGCGCTGGAAGTCGATCCGCTGTCGGTGAGCGGCATCGGCGCCGCCATGCTCGATATCGTGCGCGATGAGGCCTTGCGTGAGCGCTGCATCGCCGCCGGCGAGCGGCGCGCGCTGGAACTGACCTGGGCCGAAACGGCGCGTCGTACGGCGGCCGTTTATCATTCCATTCTTTTGCAGTAG
- a CDS encoding glycosyltransferase family 4 protein: MRVLHFYKTYYPDSWGGIEQVIRQMCVGTSRLGVTNEVLTLTRKGGPAQMEIEGHLVHRVPLDFEIASNAFSFAAIRRLARLARKADVIHYHFPWPFMDLAHFMARVNKPSLVTYHSDIVRQKNLLRVYTPLKQRFLKSVDTIVATSPNYMASSPVLRRYRHKTRTITYGLDRTIYPEPRAEIMEKWRAECGERFFLFVGVLRYYKGLHVLLDAMAGLDYPVVIVGAGPIEQELKEHAARLNLHHVKFLGAVEEEDKIALLKLSYAMAFPSHLRSEAFGISLLEGAMFGKPMISSEIGTGTTYINVDGETGLVVPPSDAQAFREAMRQLWENPQMAADMGRRAEQRYWDLFTAKAMAENYLKLYQELAHHKQHAV, translated from the coding sequence ATGCGCGTCCTTCATTTCTACAAGACTTATTACCCCGACTCCTGGGGCGGCATCGAGCAGGTGATACGCCAGATGTGCGTGGGCACCAGCCGCCTGGGCGTCACCAATGAAGTGCTGACGCTGACGCGCAAGGGCGGGCCGGCGCAGATGGAGATCGAAGGCCACCTGGTGCACCGCGTGCCGCTTGATTTCGAGATCGCCTCCAACGCCTTTTCCTTCGCCGCCATCCGCCGCCTGGCGCGGCTGGCGCGCAAGGCCGACGTGATCCACTATCACTTCCCCTGGCCCTTCATGGACCTGGCCCATTTCATGGCGCGCGTGAACAAGCCCAGCCTGGTGACCTACCATTCCGACATCGTGCGCCAGAAAAACCTGTTGCGCGTGTATACGCCGCTCAAGCAGCGTTTCCTGAAAAGCGTGGATACCATCGTCGCCACCTCGCCCAACTATATGGCCTCCTCGCCGGTGCTGCGCCGTTACCGCCACAAGACGCGCACCATCACCTATGGCCTGGACCGCACGATTTATCCGGAACCGCGCGCCGAAATCATGGAGAAATGGCGCGCCGAATGCGGCGAGCGCTTCTTCCTCTTCGTTGGCGTACTGCGCTACTACAAGGGACTGCACGTCCTGCTCGACGCCATGGCCGGCCTGGATTACCCGGTGGTGATCGTGGGTGCGGGACCGATCGAGCAGGAGCTCAAGGAGCATGCGGCGCGGCTCAACCTGCACCACGTCAAATTCCTCGGTGCGGTGGAGGAGGAGGACAAGATCGCCCTGCTGAAACTGAGCTATGCCATGGCCTTCCCCTCGCATCTGCGCTCGGAGGCCTTCGGCATCTCGCTGCTGGAAGGGGCGATGTTCGGCAAGCCCATGATCTCCAGCGAAATCGGCACCGGCACCACCTATATCAATGTGGATGGCGAGACCGGCCTGGTGGTGCCGCCCAGCGATGCGCAGGCCTTCCGCGAAGCCATGCGCCAGCTGTGGGAAAACCCGCAGATGGCGGCCGATATGGGCCGGCGCGCCGAGCAGCGCTATTGGGATTTGTTTACGGCCAAGGCGATGGCGGAAAATTACCTGAAGCTGTACCAGGAACTAGCGCATCACAAGCAGCATGCCGTTTGA